A genomic stretch from Aedes albopictus strain Foshan chromosome 2, AalbF5, whole genome shotgun sequence includes:
- the LOC109412438 gene encoding uncharacterized protein LOC109412438, translated as MISKLKARFDKVAPDIIQRLNFNNRMQQKDESVEDFVLAVKLQAEFCTFGDYKSIAIRDRVIAGIRDKALQQRLLNEENLTLATAEKIIATWEVAGANSKGLADNNVGERIATIASDNKLDDKRLSKLEQLLATMRLARAENVDPGEGHSRGPVKSRLGYRQDTPRRQASYNERSGPYNPRMRGDWRGNRDKQKGHYADLICDFCGIKGHIKRKCFKLKNMKRDAVNFVDQQNPEPSKDDGWEELFNKLKADDSESEDDWDAGANWKRSHHGSSRPGAKM; from the coding sequence ATGATTTCAAAACTAAAGGCAAGATTTGACAAAGTGGCGCCTGATATTATTCAGCGTCTGAATTTTAATAACCGTATGCAACAGAAGGACGAATCGGTCGAGGATTTTGTCCTTGCTGTAAAATTGCAAGCTGAATTTTGCACTTTTGGTGATTATAAATCTATAGCCATCAGAGACCGGGTAATTGCTGGTATAAGGGACAAGGCCCTCCAGCAGCGGCTCCTTAATGAGGAAAATTTGACACTAGCAACAGCAGAAAAAATCATTGCCACTTGGGAGGTGGCAGGAGCGAACTCCAAAGGTTTGGCCGACAATAATGTTGGGGAAAGGATTGCTACTATAGCATCTGATAATAAACTTGACGACAAGAGGCTCAGTAAATTAGAGCAATTACTTGCAACAATGAGGTTGGCTAGGGCTGAAAATGTAGATCCTGGGGAGGGTCACAGTAGGGGACCGGTGAAGTCGAGGTTAGGCTATAGACAGGATACCCCACGAAGACAAGCGAGCTACAACGAACGGTCAGGACCATACAACCCCAGGATGCGAGGGGACTGGAGAGGCAACCGAGACAAGCAAAAAGGACATTATGCGGATTTGATTTGTGACTTTTGTGGAATCAAAGGTCACATTAAGCGCAAATGCTTCAAGCTAAAGAACATGAAAAGGGATGCAGTGAACTTCGTGGACCAGCAGAATCCGGAACCCAGTAAGGACGATGGCTGGGAGGAGCTGTTCAATAAGCTGAAAGCAGACGATTCTGAGAGTGAGGATGATTGGGATGCAG